The Raphanus sativus cultivar WK10039 chromosome 6, ASM80110v3, whole genome shotgun sequence sequence GTGGGTAGCTCTAGCTAGCTTTGATGTATATATTTATAGGGCAAGatccattttatttaaattgttattgaTACTAACatttaaatacaaactaatttCAGATTTTGTTTAATCATccgcaaatatatatatatatatatatataaaccttaAAAATGGTGAATTTAAGACAATGCAATGTATCTTATATAGCTTCAGTAATGGAAGCCCATTTGTTGTCTCCATCTGATAGACACTAACTCTCTGGTGGAACACAATAAATTGACATTAATCAGCTGGTCTAAATTTCACAGcttacctctctctctccctgCCTGTTTCATTTTAGTCTGATGTTACCTTGATCTCTCCCTAGAGAGTAGGATCTGCTTTATAGTATACAACATCTTCTTGGTCGCTCACAAAATGATCTTCTTTCATACTTTTTTCTAAGATTCCCAGTAAGTGTAATGGCACAGTTACTTCCTTAGTACTGGTTTAGCTGCTTCTATCTGCAAagagaaaaacacaaaaatgtTTTTACCTTTTGTAGCATGAACACATAACCAAACACCCTTTGGTTTTTTGTTTCAGTTACTTACTGCTTCTACTAGATGATAATGTGGGATCTGCGGGAAAAGATGATGTATTACATGAGATCCATTGTCGTGTATGGATGTTATTGATGGGTCCATAGTCACGATCCAGTGTTGTAAGTCCTCCTCTCAAGTAACGATCCATTCCTGTTTTGAGATAACATGAGATTTTACTCAACCTTACAGAGAGATATAGCATTGTGTTATCTCCAAAGAAGAGTAAAGGCTAGAGACTACGCATTTGTACCTTGCACCCAGGGTACCAACTACCAAGGGAGCTTATCTTCATGACCATGGTGATGCAGGTAAGTCACAAAGTCCAACCACATTACACTTACATGTTATTTGACATAAAAGCAATTGTAGTGTCAGACAAGGAAATAATACGCAACGGGGGAGTAACAGGGACGCATTACCCAGTAAGTAATCACATAGAGTTTGAGCATTTgtatgtgttacaaaaaaaaagcatttgTATTGGACCATTCACAAAGTTGAGACAGATAAGCAGAGGCTCTGCTCTGCTGCAGAGCAGCCATTGCTGTCCAACAAGCAGTAGAAGTAAGAACATCTTTTCTCTTTAGGGAGGAACAAGTCGCTGTCCGGAGGGTAGTGAGAAGCCTTTTTCCCCGGACTCCGAGCCCACTGAAACAGATGGAAGTAAACATGAGCTTTCTTTTTACTTGATGTGTCAGCGTACCTCTAGTCTATTAATTGAATAGGTTTAAATTGTCTTCTTAGGACTCTTTcgaatttatattttctgttttttttttgctagagAAACCTTTATTTCTTGCTTGATTAACTTAGATTGTGTTTAAGTTCTAGGTGTTGATTGCCCGTTTTTCTTAATTCATTAGGTTGATACTATTTTCGTCCTGATTGTGTTTATGTTTCTAGGTATTGATTAGGTTGATATTATTTTGGTCCTGATTGGGATTTGAGTGTTTTTACTTCTTAATCAAAATGTAGAGATTAAAAGTTACATACtgcgttgttgttgttttctaatTAAACGTTTCAAGTCCACCTTCAATAACAATTGCAGAACATATGTTCTtcaatatatattcaaaatcttgttatattattatatgcCACCTAATAAAAATTGCAGAAAGCATGTCAATAAAGGGCCTACGTTACTTGTGAGACGCTTAAGGTTGGAGGTGGATTTCACTCCCTCTCAAAATCTGATCCACAATCTGGTCCAGAAAAGATAACTAAATGTCCATCATCACAAAAAGTTCCCGAAGAtccaatatatttattttggtcaaagtCTTGGTTAAAATGTTGGTCAGACTTTTCATCAATGGTCTTGAATAACCACTAATATTAGTAATTTGTTTCACTTAATGACCATAAATTGCTTTGTTAATTGAGTGGATTCTAATGTCCATTCGTTTAACATCCAAGATTCACGAACTAACATCATACCAAGATTGAAGAAGGAAGCCTCAGTGCTCCTTAACCAGGACCTTCTAAATTGACACTTTTGAGTTTGATGGTTCAACGCCAGGGTCAGCTATGTTTCTAAGGACAGATAGCAGGAACAGATAACTAAAGGCAAATTGGATCTTAAAAGAAGGAAATAAGTGTGAGAAAAAGTAGGGGGAACCAATAATTCTGCGACTAGCCTGGCTTAGACCATATACAAACATACATCTTCCATAAAGTAAGGGACATTATAGAATAATAATACGCAAAAGGTTGGGAATATTTTGAACAACCAACCAAAACTTTATAAGGTATTGTTTGTGTATATGCGCATGCATATAACTATATCACAAAACTCAGTTATCCTGACATCATCCCACATACCCTAGCCTGTCTGGTTAATTCATTAGTTTTATCAGATAAATTCTGCTTTCcatattaaataaatacatcAGTTGAGTTACACGATACATAGAGTTGTCTCACCAAAACATAATTTTGATCTTCATGTTTATTAAATACATCAGTTGATTAGTTTTATCAGATAAATTCTGATTTTCATTACGTATGATTTAACGATACCACAAAGTAGTAACAAAAGGATGTGTGTTTGTAacaatatatatgaatatattagtACACCAAATATGTTCGACATACTATACTTCTATTTCTTACGTTAAAATCAATCTAGAAAATTAGGTTAAACACAATCCTACACGTGTGAGTGAAGACTTATATACTCCATGCGTACACGCAAGGTATACATTATACATATGTTTTGACAAATACTCTTTCTCTTTGTAGTCACTTGCATTATCATATAAAAGTTGCCTCTCTTTCAACGTCCCATCGATCTCTAAAGATGGCTTCCTCTTCGGCCCACCTGAACCACCACCAGCTTCCAAACATCAACGGTGGAGCCACGGCGGCGCCTCCACCAACTCCATCATGCGCACATCCCAACACCACCACCAAGTCGGAGACAGCTGCCGACGCTCTCTCCCGCCTCTTCAACCGTCTGCCTCCTAACCTCTCACTCCCCACCCGCCGCTCCTCCGTCCTATCCTCCACCGCTGCATCTCTGCCGACGGTAACTTTCTCCACCGAGAGCCGCCACGATCTAATCTCCGCCGCTACAGAGTTCGGCTATTTCCAGCTCGCTGACTCGGATACTACTATCCCTTCTGAACTCGCTGAAGCCGCCGAGTCTGAAGCTCTCTCGCTCTTAGAGCTAAGCGAGGAAGAGAAGGAAACGACGTTTCCAAGAAACTGGCCACTTGGCTACGAAGCCGACGCTGAAACGCCGTCGTTTTGCTTAGACGCGGACTGTACAACCGAGTCGGGCGAGTTGAAGCTAAGCTCACTGTGCGAGTTCACTCGGAGTCTCGAGAAAGTTGGGCTGAAGACGGTAGAGATGCTGGCGAGCGCATTCGGGTTCAAGAACCCGTTTGGAGATGACGCCACCCGGTTTAGTACCCTGATGTGGCTTAACCAAGATATTCCGGATGATAAACCGGCGATAACCAACGGGTTTTATCCATTTGTTGTCTGTTTACAGTACCAGATAAGGGAACAGAAGTATGGTTTGCTGTCCGAGTCTGGTTGGGTGTCCGTATCTCCCCGAGTTGACTCGGTTCTTGTGACTCTAGGTGACATTGCTCAGGTTAGTCTATCCCTCTTTTTTAATGATCGTAACTAAGTGGTCAGCAAATTTTTAATCAGTTTAATTATCGCATTATCATCTTTGTGATGGTAGGGGACTTTATGGCTGCTTCGAATTATTTTATGTGATCATTCTTAATacacactagattttgacccgcccttgaaagggcgggtattattttcacttttataaaatatattatttgtttgtatttattgaatgtatttattttagtaaaatattctttataatAAGTTCGACATATAGAGTCTTTctcgtaaactatgtgtttttggctttgttttattccctctctaataaatatatttatttggcttgttactaaaataaataattttagaacgcaaatgtataatactttaatattgatattttgtttaaacaatgtgacatatttctatattaattaaattattgtattttaattttttatacaaataaacatatttgtgtagtttgttgttaaaaaaattgattttgaatgcaagtatacagtacttttatattaatattttgttatgtgcagccattatattttgttcaaatataaatcattttcaaatacttttGTTATTTGAACATTTTTAGTTTCCTATACATTAGAACAAAATTCATACAGACCCGGGGGATTCAATTTGAAAATCACACATAAATCTATATCCAAACATGGcctaatatcaaaaccaaaaaaatctatacccgaaaaaattgaccagtacctaaatgggtacccaaatatttatttctaacggattccgtaaacaaataaaaaatattttatgtgtttggctaaattaagtgaaatataaaattttatccagtaatatttgtaaaatattaataatgatcaatatatgaatatcgatttgtttcagtaagttttggaattgtaattaatgaattttaattgatttgaaatgcagtggtataatctgtaaataaaaaaaatacaaaaaggaagtacctaaaaagaaatatcaaaacccaaaatatatacccgaaagaaacgacccgtacctaaatggatacatgaatgtatatgcctaactgattttgtaaacaaatagaaaatatttttatgtgtttggataaatgaagttaaatataaatttttatttactaatatttttacaatattaataatgatcaatatatgaatatcgatttgtttagataattttgaaattttaattaattaatttaaattaattttaaatgcaatggtagaatctataaataaagaaaacacaaaaaagaagtactaaaaagaaatttcaaaacccaaaaaaactatacccgaaagaaacgactcgtacctaaatgggtatccgaatgtttatgcctaactgattttgtaaaaaaaaatatatatatttctatgtgtttggttaaaataagtgaaatatttttttaatagtaattttacatattaataatgatcaatatatggagacatcaatttgtttagataagtttggaattataattaattattttcaattgattttaaatgtagtggtaaaatctgtaaataaaaaaaattacaaaaaggaaatacctaattttttattaatgcaatgactaaatgtgtaaataaaaagaagtaaatatattgctattcctttttccaaacaattctcatttaatattgttatccgtgtttccaaacaaacttccTTTTtaaactcttatccaagtatccaaacacaccgaaattgtacttcagctttaataagatagatgcatgtcattttcaaaataaatgttttcCACGCATTGATAAAAAAAGAGTGAGAAATTTTGACATTTCCCATACTGAGACTGTTGACAACAGCAAATAATTGTGGAGCAGGAACGGGCGAGATTTACGGGGTTTTTATTGGATTATATGGGAATGTGTTTTCATTTGTGGCAGATTTTTAATGGCTTTGGGAAAGAGAATATGAATCTG is a genomic window containing:
- the LOC130496860 gene encoding uncharacterized protein LOC130496860, producing the protein MASSSAHLNHHQLPNINGGATAAPPPTPSCAHPNTTTKSETAADALSRLFNRLPPNLSLPTRRSSVLSSTAASLPTVTFSTESRHDLISAATEFGYFQLADSDTTIPSELAEAAESEALSLLELSEEEKETTFPRNWPLGYEADAETPSFCLDADCTTESGELKLSSLCEFTRSLEKVGLKTVEMLASAFGFKNPFGDDATRFSTLMWLNQDIPDDKPAITNGFYPFVVCLQYQIREQKYGLLSESGWVSVSPRVDSVLVTLGDIAQVWRNGELKRVRYRPVVCSGQLDDPRKCVTMTLMLTFPMDSIVSPLKDIKDGDKEEEEEEENAEEEEEGSRCNEGRAFKSFCFEDYAWRVYHERLFFKDPLVRYRIKP